The following are encoded in a window of Chitinophagaceae bacterium genomic DNA:
- a CDS encoding LD-carboxypeptidase, which produces MVKIPPYLKKGDCIGITCPAGYMAAQKAQACIHTLQGWGFEVMVGKTLGSRSKNYFSAPDEQRRDELQAMLDDADIKAILCGRGGYGVGRIIDQLDFTRFKKNPKWIIGFSDVTVLHAHLFSKLGIASLHAPMASAFNEGENEFIRAFKNALTGKKAKYTCKTHPFNRPGTARAELVGGNLSLLAHVTGTPSDIKTKNRILFLEDIGEHIYNIDRMMYQLKRSGKLDGLAGLVVGGFTDMADTERPFGKTVYQLIKEITAEYPYPVCFSFPVSHGKKNYALKVGVEYKLSVNRKGVSLTE; this is translated from the coding sequence ATGGTAAAAATTCCCCCTTATTTAAAAAAAGGCGACTGCATCGGTATTACCTGCCCGGCCGGTTATATGGCCGCCCAAAAAGCACAGGCCTGCATCCATACCCTCCAGGGCTGGGGCTTTGAAGTGATGGTGGGCAAGACCCTGGGCAGCCGGTCGAAGAACTATTTCAGCGCCCCCGATGAACAGCGGCGGGATGAACTGCAGGCCATGCTGGACGATGCTGACATAAAAGCCATCCTCTGCGGCCGCGGCGGCTACGGGGTGGGCCGCATCATTGACCAGCTGGACTTTACCCGCTTCAAAAAGAACCCCAAGTGGATCATTGGGTTCAGCGATGTTACCGTGCTGCATGCCCACCTGTTCTCCAAACTGGGCATTGCATCCCTGCATGCGCCCATGGCCTCGGCCTTTAACGAGGGGGAGAATGAATTCATCCGGGCTTTTAAAAATGCGCTCACGGGTAAAAAAGCTAAGTACACCTGTAAAACACATCCGTTCAACAGGCCCGGAACGGCAAGGGCCGAACTGGTGGGCGGCAACCTTTCCCTGCTGGCGCATGTAACGGGCACGCCTTCCGATATCAAAACAAAGAACAGGATCCTGTTCCTTGAAGACATCGGCGAACACATCTATAATATCGACCGCATGATGTACCAGCTGAAACGGAGCGGAAAATTAGACGGCCTGGCCGGGCTTGTGGTGGGCGGCTTTACCGACATGGCAGACACCGAAAGGCCTTTTGGAAAAACGGTGTACCAGTTGATCAAAGAGATCACGGCTGAATACCCTTATCCTGTTTGCTTCAGCTTCCCGGTAAGCCATGGAAAGAAGAATTATGCGCTGAAAGTGGGTGTGGAGTATAAACTGTCGGTCAATAGGAAAGGAGTATCACTGACTGAATAA
- a CDS encoding rhodanese-like domain-containing protein — protein sequence MQSITASALKQKLNSGEDIQLIDVREPDEHAAFNIGGELIPLGDITRLADRIITDKPVILYCRKGIRSQIAIQRLQEKFHFTNLINLIGGTEAWRKEFGV from the coding sequence ATGCAGTCCATCACAGCATCCGCACTGAAACAAAAACTCAACAGCGGGGAAGATATTCAACTGATCGATGTGCGGGAACCCGATGAACATGCTGCGTTCAATATCGGGGGCGAGCTGATCCCCCTGGGCGACATCACCCGGCTTGCAGATAGAATAATCACCGATAAGCCGGTCATCCTTTACTGCCGCAAAGGCATCCGCAGCCAGATCGCCATCCAGCGGCTGCAGGAGAAATTTCATTTCACGAATCTTATAAACCTTATCGGCGGAACAGAAGCATGGAGGAAGGAGTTTGGGGTTTGA
- a CDS encoding alpha/beta fold hydrolase: MKRTFFRWLKILIIIYCSIGIVLYYLQEKFLFHPEKLSNAYVYRFDGPFEEINIPFSETDTINMIKFFPTDSVRRGVVLYFHGNKQNIERYAKFAANFTRHGYEVWMEDYPGFGKSTGKRTEKKLYEQALQIQKMAAGRYGRDSIILYGKSFGTGIAAYVASETNCKRLILETPYYSIPALFSCYAPIYPSAYMSTYKIRTFRFLEDVHCPVSIFHGTNDGVIPYRSAEKLKHAIKPTDEFITIEKGTHQDLNDFPLFRQKLDSLFR, from the coding sequence ATGAAACGAACATTCTTCCGCTGGCTAAAGATCCTCATCATCATCTACTGCAGCATTGGCATTGTACTCTATTACCTGCAGGAAAAATTCCTGTTTCACCCCGAGAAATTGTCCAATGCATATGTGTACCGGTTTGATGGCCCCTTTGAAGAGATCAATATCCCCTTCAGTGAAACGGATACCATCAACATGATAAAATTCTTTCCAACAGATTCCGTAAGAAGGGGAGTGGTGCTTTACTTTCATGGCAACAAACAGAACATAGAACGCTACGCAAAATTTGCCGCCAACTTCACCAGGCACGGTTATGAAGTATGGATGGAAGATTACCCCGGTTTTGGCAAGAGCACCGGCAAGCGCACCGAAAAGAAATTGTATGAACAGGCACTGCAGATTCAGAAAATGGCGGCGGGCCGCTATGGCAGGGATAGCATCATCCTTTACGGGAAATCATTCGGCACCGGCATTGCTGCTTATGTTGCTTCAGAAACAAACTGTAAGAGACTGATACTGGAAACCCCCTATTACAGCATCCCGGCGCTGTTCAGTTGTTATGCGCCCATTTATCCGTCAGCATACATGTCGACCTACAAGATCCGCACGTTCAGATTTTTAGAAGACGTGCATTGCCCGGTAAGCATTTTTCACGGCACCAATGACGGCGTGATCCCTTACCGAAGTGCAGAAAAACTCAAACACGCCATTAAACCAACAGATGAGTTCATAACCATTGAAAAAGGAACCCACCAGGACCTGAATGATTTTCCGTTGTTCCGGCAGAAACTCGACAGCCTGTTTCGCTGA
- a CDS encoding KUP/HAK/KT family potassium transporter: MSKHVNKVTAAGLLVALGIIYGDIGTSPLYVFDEIIHGRVIDELLVVGSLSCIIWTLTLQTTIKYVILTLKADNRGEGGIFSLYTLVRRRRKWLVLPAMIGGAALLADGMITPPISVTSAIEGLRITSAFSHIEESTIVYIVLGILAILFFMQQFGTNSIGKLFGPIMFIWFMMLAILGLLHITDNWGVFKAFNPYYAGKFLSQYPGGFWLLGAVFLCTTGAEALYSDLGHCGRGNIRISWIMVKSCLLITYIGQGSWLLQNQMGQVFTGKTFYALMPAWFQIPGIIIATAAAIIASQALISGSFTLISEAIRLNLWPKMKINYPTEARGQLFVPGINTLLFVGCCGIVLYFKTSGAMGAAYGLAITLCMLATTILVANFMVLHRVKSWLIYLFLATFLAIELSFLIANLDKFPHGGYVTLIVGGGLFVVMYIWYRARKIKNRYVEFVRLEEYVPKLEELSNDTSVPKYATHLVYLTSANNPKEIEHKIIYSILKGKPKRADIYWFIHVDTMDDPYTCEYTVEHIIPNDIIRVEFRLGFRMQPRINLMFKKVVEDLVANREVNVTSRYESQQRNNVVGDFKFIVMEKFLSQDNELPFFERIVMKLYFWLKEISLSEEKGFGLEQSVVQVEKFPLIISPVSNLKLQRIYRDEED, translated from the coding sequence GTGTCGAAACATGTTAACAAGGTAACAGCAGCCGGCTTACTGGTTGCTTTGGGAATTATTTACGGCGATATCGGTACCTCCCCGCTCTATGTTTTTGATGAGATTATTCACGGCAGGGTGATAGACGAATTGTTGGTAGTGGGTTCATTAAGCTGCATTATCTGGACGCTTACCCTGCAAACAACCATTAAGTACGTTATCCTTACATTAAAAGCCGATAACCGGGGTGAAGGGGGAATTTTTTCTTTGTACACCCTGGTGAGGCGTAGGCGCAAATGGCTGGTATTACCTGCTATGATCGGGGGAGCCGCCCTGCTCGCCGATGGAATGATAACACCGCCGATCTCTGTCACTTCAGCCATTGAGGGTTTGCGTATTACAAGTGCGTTCAGCCATATTGAAGAATCAACTATTGTTTATATAGTGCTCGGTATTCTTGCCATCTTATTCTTCATGCAGCAGTTTGGTACCAATTCTATTGGCAAACTATTCGGACCCATCATGTTCATCTGGTTCATGATGTTGGCCATACTGGGGTTGTTACACATAACCGATAACTGGGGTGTTTTTAAAGCATTCAATCCTTATTATGCGGGCAAATTTCTGAGTCAATACCCGGGGGGATTCTGGCTTTTGGGAGCTGTTTTTCTTTGTACCACAGGTGCCGAAGCACTTTACAGCGACCTTGGGCACTGTGGGCGTGGCAATATCCGCATATCATGGATCATGGTAAAATCCTGTTTACTGATAACATATATAGGCCAGGGTTCATGGCTTCTTCAGAATCAGATGGGACAGGTATTTACCGGCAAAACATTCTATGCACTGATGCCTGCCTGGTTTCAGATACCCGGCATCATCATAGCAACGGCCGCGGCCATTATTGCCAGCCAGGCGTTGATCAGTGGTTCATTCACACTCATCAGTGAAGCCATACGCCTGAACCTGTGGCCTAAAATGAAGATCAATTATCCTACAGAGGCCCGGGGCCAGTTATTTGTTCCGGGGATAAACACCCTTTTATTTGTAGGCTGCTGCGGTATTGTACTGTATTTTAAAACTTCAGGAGCCATGGGTGCCGCATATGGCCTTGCCATTACGTTGTGTATGCTGGCTACCACCATTCTGGTTGCTAATTTCATGGTTCTGCACCGGGTAAAATCATGGCTTATATATCTTTTCCTGGCAACATTTTTAGCCATTGAACTAAGTTTTTTAATAGCAAACCTCGATAAATTCCCGCATGGTGGTTATGTTACGTTGATCGTAGGAGGTGGATTGTTTGTTGTGATGTATATATGGTACCGGGCACGAAAGATCAAGAACCGCTATGTTGAATTTGTGCGCCTGGAAGAATATGTGCCTAAGCTGGAAGAACTGAGCAATGATACGTCGGTGCCTAAGTATGCTACCCACCTGGTGTATCTCACCAGCGCCAATAATCCAAAGGAGATCGAACACAAGATCATCTATTCCATCCTCAAAGGCAAACCGAAACGTGCCGATATTTATTGGTTCATTCACGTGGATACGATGGATGACCCATATACCTGCGAGTATACCGTAGAACATATTATTCCCAACGACATCATCCGGGTTGAATTCAGGCTGGGCTTCCGGATGCAGCCCCGCATTAACCTGATGTTCAAGAAGGTGGTGGAAGACCTGGTGGCAAACCGGGAAGTGAATGTTACCAGCCGTTATGAAAGCCAGCAACGAAATAACGTGGTAGGTGATTTTAAATTCATCGTAATGGAAAAATTCCTGAGCCAGGATAACGAACTGCCATTCTTTGAACGCATCGTCATGAAACTCTATTTCTGGCTGAAGGAGATCTCCCTTAGTGAGGAAAAAGGGTTTGGCCTGGAACAAAGCGTGGTGCAGGTAGAAAAATTTCCACTGATCATTTCACCGGTAAGTAATTTAAAACTGCAGAGGATATACCGGGATGAAGAAGACTGA
- a CDS encoding LysR family transcriptional regulator has translation MTFTQLAYIVAIDNSRHFAKAASQCFITQPTLSMQVQKLEEELGLKIFDRTKQPVVPTEAGAAILEQARKILGEKSMIEEIVQQKKGVITGLLKVGIIPTLAPYLLPLFIQKFIRKYPLVKLSVTELTTELIITKLKEGKIDVGILVTPLDEQGIKEQPLFYEEMVAYVSKKDKAFQKTYMLAQDIDPNHLWLLEEGHCFRSQIINLCELRKASAEGGHFDYEAGSIETLRRLVEQNDGITILPELATLDLTGKQMQLIRHFKQPAPVREVSMVIHRDFVKKRLVELLKQSILDSLPEKIKKNKPRNIIEI, from the coding sequence ATGACATTTACCCAACTGGCCTATATCGTGGCCATTGACAACTCCCGGCATTTTGCCAAAGCGGCCAGTCAGTGTTTCATCACCCAGCCCACCCTGAGCATGCAGGTACAGAAACTGGAGGAGGAACTGGGGCTTAAAATATTCGACCGCACCAAACAGCCGGTTGTACCCACCGAAGCCGGCGCCGCCATCCTTGAGCAGGCAAGAAAGATCCTGGGCGAAAAAAGTATGATCGAAGAAATTGTGCAGCAGAAAAAAGGGGTCATCACCGGGTTGCTCAAAGTGGGTATCATCCCCACCCTGGCCCCGTACCTGTTGCCCTTGTTCATCCAGAAATTCATCCGGAAATATCCCCTCGTAAAGCTGTCGGTCACGGAACTCACAACGGAACTCATCATCACCAAACTGAAGGAAGGAAAAATAGACGTGGGCATACTGGTAACACCGCTTGATGAACAAGGCATAAAAGAACAGCCGCTATTTTATGAAGAGATGGTTGCCTATGTTTCAAAAAAGGACAAGGCCTTTCAAAAGACCTATATGCTGGCACAGGATATCGATCCCAATCATTTGTGGCTGCTGGAGGAAGGGCATTGTTTCCGGTCGCAGATCATCAACCTCTGCGAACTGCGGAAGGCCAGCGCCGAAGGCGGTCATTTTGATTATGAAGCGGGCAGCATTGAAACCCTCCGTCGCCTGGTGGAACAGAATGACGGCATCACCATACTGCCCGAACTGGCCACGCTGGACCTTACCGGTAAGCAGATGCAACTGATCCGCCACTTCAAACAACCGGCACCGGTGAGGGAAGTGAGCATGGTGATACACCGTGATTTTGTGAAGAAAAGACTGGTTGAACTGCTGAAACAATCCATCCTGGATTCATTGCCGGAAAAGATAAAAAAGAATAAGCCGAGAAATATCATTGAGATATGA
- a CDS encoding gliding motility-associated C-terminal domain-containing protein → MQNPIPPGNYQITVGNGTDGNTLLDVCQTAMPVGTAVNFTVPAIPPAAVSSVNYTGCAPTVLNVALTKPVWCTSVTPSGSEFSILPGNPAILSVQSTCGTGPTYIDQLQIVLQNPLANGNYQLVVNNGADGNTLIDTCNNSIPVGYNFPFTITQLTTPPVIQTVVFDECHPDKLVLNFDKPVACNTITAAGSELSVSPGVWPLNSITYNCTAGTYTSQITMNLANPLPAGNFNVVVGTGTDGNTLADTCFAFMPVGYTKAFVTTQAPAPVFDSVQFDNCNANYVRVFYSHPILCSSISANGSDFSITGPSAVNITGATTDVTCGTVGYIRWVRLQLAAPINPAGNYVLHNGIGSDGNGIIDTCNARQNVNETIAVNVLGKPSAVFTGQVNWGCVEDTIVLSHPGGNGANSWNWSFSDGRTATGQNVSMSFPVATPTVTVRLIVSNSSCSDTTTQTFTLGNVFNAAFSSSPGDTICINTPINFTDASAGTISNYLWDFGDFTQFNGQNPPTHIYPVANIYNVQLIVTDNHGCRDTASRLMHVDASALIDFTGLKPQYCTGNIVSLQRVISRNVLSYVWDNGDGQTFTNEVDVTFSYPNEGVYTITLSGIDRYCGPASISKTVPVYAVPKVNLGPDTVLCQSDRMLIGVAPTPNYTYMWNTGATTSQIYTDVFTRNYDLTADNHGCRGYDAMHVKILPACLIKVPGAFTPNGDGLNDQLKAVNADLAKNFSFKVYNRMGQLVFTTTNPLDGWDGVFKGNPADNGAYVWTLSYIDPWSGKDVKEKGTSILIR, encoded by the coding sequence TTGCAGAATCCTATACCTCCAGGTAATTACCAGATTACGGTAGGTAATGGAACTGATGGCAACACGTTGCTGGATGTATGTCAAACGGCCATGCCGGTTGGAACAGCAGTAAATTTTACTGTTCCAGCCATACCTCCTGCAGCAGTCAGTTCGGTGAACTACACCGGTTGTGCGCCCACCGTATTAAATGTTGCGCTTACCAAACCGGTATGGTGTACAAGTGTTACCCCATCGGGCAGTGAGTTCTCCATTTTACCCGGCAACCCGGCCATTTTATCCGTGCAATCCACCTGCGGTACCGGCCCCACTTATATTGACCAGCTGCAGATCGTTCTGCAAAACCCGCTTGCCAACGGCAACTACCAACTGGTGGTTAATAACGGGGCGGATGGCAATACGCTGATCGACACCTGTAATAATTCAATTCCTGTCGGATATAATTTCCCCTTTACCATCACCCAGCTTACCACGCCGCCGGTGATCCAGACCGTTGTTTTTGATGAATGTCATCCCGATAAACTGGTGCTGAATTTTGATAAACCTGTTGCCTGCAATACCATTACAGCGGCAGGAAGTGAATTATCGGTAAGCCCGGGGGTATGGCCGCTTAATTCAATAACCTATAACTGTACCGCCGGTACCTATACTTCGCAGATCACCATGAACCTGGCAAATCCGCTGCCGGCCGGCAACTTCAATGTGGTGGTTGGCACCGGAACCGATGGAAATACATTGGCCGACACCTGTTTTGCTTTTATGCCGGTTGGTTATACAAAAGCATTCGTTACCACCCAGGCGCCGGCGCCCGTTTTTGATTCGGTGCAGTTTGATAATTGCAACGCCAATTATGTAAGGGTCTTTTACAGTCACCCGATCCTGTGCAGCAGCATCAGTGCCAATGGTTCCGACTTCAGCATTACCGGGCCTTCGGCGGTTAACATCACGGGCGCCACAACGGACGTTACCTGTGGCACGGTGGGATATATCAGGTGGGTACGGCTGCAACTGGCGGCCCCCATCAACCCGGCAGGTAACTATGTGCTGCACAACGGCATTGGGTCCGACGGCAATGGCATTATCGATACCTGCAATGCCCGGCAAAATGTGAATGAAACGATCGCTGTGAATGTATTGGGCAAACCTTCTGCCGTATTCACCGGCCAGGTGAACTGGGGCTGTGTGGAAGATACCATCGTGCTTTCCCATCCCGGCGGCAACGGCGCCAATTCCTGGAACTGGAGTTTCAGTGACGGCCGTACCGCTACGGGGCAAAATGTTTCCATGAGTTTCCCGGTGGCCACACCAACGGTTACGGTGAGGCTGATCGTAAGCAATAGTTCGTGCAGTGATACCACTACGCAAACATTCACACTCGGTAATGTTTTCAATGCGGCATTCAGCAGCAGTCCGGGTGATACCATCTGCATCAATACCCCGATAAATTTTACGGATGCATCCGCCGGTACCATCAGCAATTACCTGTGGGATTTTGGCGACTTTACCCAGTTCAATGGACAGAATCCGCCTACGCATATTTACCCGGTTGCCAATATCTATAATGTACAACTGATCGTTACCGATAATCATGGTTGCCGGGATACGGCCAGCAGGCTGATGCATGTGGATGCTTCCGCCCTGATCGATTTCACCGGGCTGAAGCCGCAGTACTGCACCGGGAACATCGTATCGCTGCAGCGGGTAATATCCAGGAATGTCCTTTCTTATGTATGGGATAATGGTGACGGGCAAACCTTCACCAATGAAGTGGATGTAACCTTCTCGTATCCCAATGAAGGAGTATATACCATTACCTTATCGGGAATTGACAGGTACTGTGGCCCGGCAAGCATCAGCAAAACGGTTCCGGTTTATGCAGTACCCAAAGTAAATCTCGGTCCCGATACGGTGCTTTGCCAGTCAGACAGGATGCTGATCGGCGTTGCCCCAACTCCCAATTATACCTATATGTGGAATACCGGGGCAACCACCTCGCAGATATACACCGATGTATTTACCAGGAACTATGATCTTACTGCCGATAACCATGGTTGCAGGGGATATGATGCCATGCATGTGAAGATATTGCCGGCCTGCCTGATCAAAGTGCCCGGTGCTTTCACACCCAATGGCGATGGTTTGAATGACCAGTTGAAGGCAGTGAATGCCGACCTGGCAAAGAACTTCTCTTTCAAAGTATACAACCGGATGGGACAACTGGTATTTACAACAACCAACCCTCTGGATGGATGGGATGGGGTCTTTAAAGGGAACCCTGCCGATAATGGAGCCTATGTGTGGACACTGAGCTATATTGATCCGTGGAGCGGCAAAGACGTAAAAGAAAAAGGAACGAGTATATTGATACGGTGA
- a CDS encoding LD-carboxypeptidase → MKRKDFLSSVIPLAASFTSVTGSTKIPEPEKNIVIPPYLKKGDTIGICCPGGYISIEDIQSSVLKINEWGFHVKVGSSIGKRDFTFGGTDEERATDLQQMLEDKTVKAILCARGGYGAVRIVDKLDLKKLKQHPKWVIGFSDVTVLHSHIHTNHRIATIHSKMCNSFPKDWALAEPIQIDTIESIRKCLVGEKMRYLITPNEKNRTGLAVGELVGGNLKTLESLAGTRSDIDTRDKLLFVEDTGEYLYSLDRMFWNLKRSGKLTNLKGLIIGGFKIKPDDPGEEFGRTLEDIVLEKVAGYKYPVCFDFPVGHQKNNFALKCGVLHTLGVHLNECRLSEV, encoded by the coding sequence ATGAAACGCAAAGACTTTCTTTCGTCCGTTATTCCGCTGGCTGCTTCCTTTACGTCTGTGACCGGCAGCACAAAAATCCCTGAACCGGAAAAAAATATTGTCATCCCGCCCTATTTAAAAAAAGGAGATACCATCGGCATCTGTTGCCCCGGAGGTTATATAAGCATAGAGGACATCCAGTCTTCTGTACTGAAAATAAATGAATGGGGGTTCCATGTAAAGGTTGGCAGCAGCATCGGTAAAAGGGATTTTACATTTGGAGGAACGGATGAAGAACGGGCAACCGACCTTCAGCAGATGCTGGAAGATAAGACCGTAAAAGCCATTCTCTGTGCACGGGGCGGTTACGGCGCCGTTCGTATCGTAGACAAACTCGACCTCAAAAAACTGAAACAGCATCCCAAATGGGTCATCGGCTTCAGCGATGTGACGGTGCTTCATTCACACATCCATACCAACCACCGCATAGCAACCATCCATTCAAAGATGTGCAACAGTTTTCCCAAAGACTGGGCCCTGGCTGAACCCATACAAATAGATACCATCGAATCTATCCGGAAATGCCTCGTGGGTGAGAAGATGAGATACCTTATTACCCCCAACGAAAAGAACAGGACCGGCCTTGCCGTGGGCGAACTGGTGGGCGGCAATTTAAAAACACTGGAATCGCTGGCCGGCACCCGGTCGGATATTGATACCAGGGACAAACTGTTATTTGTGGAAGACACCGGCGAATATCTTTACAGCCTCGACCGCATGTTCTGGAATCTAAAACGCAGCGGAAAATTGACCAACCTGAAAGGACTGATCATCGGCGGCTTCAAAATAAAACCCGATGACCCCGGCGAAGAGTTTGGAAGAACGCTGGAAGATATTGTACTGGAAAAAGTGGCCGGATACAAATACCCGGTCTGCTTCGATTTCCCCGTAGGGCACCAGAAAAATAATTTTGCACTTAAGTGCGGCGTGTTGCATACACTGGGCGTGCACCTGAATGAGTGCAGGCTGAGTGAGGTGTAA
- a CDS encoding four helix bundle protein — MSYKNLEVWKLSREVVIEIHVMSLTLPRFEQFEEGQQIRRSVKSVKSNIVEGYGRRKYKQDFIRFPVIAIASLDETIDHLETLIETRSLTDKVVFENLNTKLIFLSKKLINFLKAVEEKHNEPQCKS; from the coding sequence ATGAGTTACAAAAACCTTGAAGTCTGGAAATTATCCAGGGAAGTGGTTATAGAAATACATGTAATGTCCTTAACGCTCCCCAGGTTTGAGCAGTTTGAAGAAGGACAACAAATACGACGTTCTGTAAAATCAGTTAAAAGCAATATTGTGGAAGGCTATGGGCGGCGAAAATACAAACAGGATTTTATCCGGTTTCCCGTTATTGCAATTGCATCCCTTGATGAAACCATTGACCATCTCGAAACCCTTATAGAAACCAGGTCCCTTACTGACAAGGTCGTATTTGAAAATTTGAACACTAAACTGATATTCCTGAGCAAGAAGCTCATCAATTTCCTAAAGGCAGTAGAAGAAAAACATAACGAGCCACAATGCAAGTCCTGA
- a CDS encoding alpha/beta fold hydrolase, with product MLQFAIYIIGGIVVLSLLAYFLQEKLIFKPEKLKQDFVYKYDAPFEELFFDVEPGVRINGLHFKVKDPLGLILYFHGNSRSIKGWAKYARDFYRYNYDVVLVDYRGFGKSTGKRNEKDMITDMQFVYNNLLTKFPEHHLIVYGRSLGSGFACKLASDNKPRYLILDAPYFSFKKTIERFLPILPVKYVLRYHLRTDKWIKRVNCHTYILHGTRDWLIPISNSEKLQALNPRMITLIRIQGGRHNNLPSFPEYHNFIRDILQY from the coding sequence TTGCTTCAATTCGCTATCTATATCATCGGCGGCATCGTGGTGCTTTCCCTGCTTGCATACTTTCTGCAGGAGAAGCTGATCTTCAAGCCGGAGAAACTGAAACAGGATTTTGTTTACAAATACGATGCACCGTTTGAAGAATTGTTCTTTGATGTGGAACCGGGGGTTCGTATCAACGGGCTGCATTTTAAAGTGAAGGACCCGCTGGGGCTCATCCTTTATTTTCACGGCAACAGCCGCAGCATAAAGGGCTGGGCAAAATATGCCCGGGATTTTTACCGCTATAATTATGACGTGGTGCTGGTGGATTACCGGGGTTTCGGCAAAAGCACCGGCAAGCGGAATGAGAAAGATATGATCACCGATATGCAGTTTGTTTACAATAACCTGCTCACAAAATTCCCGGAGCATCACCTCATCGTTTACGGCAGAAGCCTGGGCAGCGGGTTTGCCTGCAAGCTTGCCAGCGATAACAAGCCACGCTACCTGATCTTAGACGCCCCTTACTTCAGCTTTAAAAAGACCATTGAACGTTTCCTGCCCATCCTGCCTGTTAAATATGTACTTCGTTATCACCTGCGTACCGATAAATGGATAAAGCGAGTAAACTGCCATACCTACATCCTGCACGGCACCCGTGACTGGCTGATACCCATCAGCAACAGCGAAAAACTACAGGCGCTGAATCCACGCATGATCACCCTCATCCGCATACAGGGCGGCCGGCATAACAACCTGCCATCTTTTCCGGAGTATCATAATTTTATACGGGATATACTGCAATATTGA